Within the Leptogranulimonas caecicola genome, the region TGTCCACCACAGAGAGCACCAATGCCTCGTCCATGGGGACCATGGCTTGCGCAAAGCGGGTGACAGATTCCTTGGATCCCAGGGCAGCCGCAAAGCAATCCCCCAGCACGATGCCCACATCTTCTACCGTATGATGGGCGTCTACCTCAAGGTCTCCTTCGCATTGGACCTTAAGGTCGAAGAGGCCATGACGTCCAAAGGCAGAGAGCATGTGGTCAAAGAACCCCACTCCGGTATGCACATCCACCTGGCCGGTACCGTCGAGGTTCAAGCTGATGGTAATGGCGGTCTCTTGGGTGGCACGGGAAAGCGTGGCGCATCTCATGGGCAACCTCCTTTGTCTTTAGGCATAGTAGATGGTTTTAGCTGGACGTGCCTTGGGATAAAAGCTCGCGAAACGCCTTGATCACAGATTGGTTCTCTTCTGGAGTGCCCACGGTGATGCGCAGGCAGTCCCTAAGGCCGGGACTGTGGGAGAAATCGCGCACCAAAATGGAATACCTGTCGATGAGCGCCTGTCGGACTTGGTGCGCATGCTGTAGGCGCACCAGCAAGAAATTGGCCTCCGAGTCCCAGACTTCGCAGCCTAAGGCTCGCAGTTGCTGGGCGAGAGAAGCCCGCTCTTGGCAGATAGAGGCCACCGTTTTCAACAATTCGCCTTTATGGCTCAATGCGACTTGTGCTGCCGCTTGGGACAGGCTGTTGACCGAATAGGGCTGGCGGACGGCTGCAAAGACGTCGATGACCTCAGGAGAGGCCACCACATATCCCAAGCGCGCGCCTGCAAGCCCAAAGGCTTTGGAGAGGGTTTTGAGCACCATGAGTCGAGGATGGCGTCCAAGCAGCGGCATCGCCGAGCTGTTTGGAGGAGCAAATTCACCGTAGGCCTCGTCTACCATCACCACACCGGGACAGCACTCGCATAGCTCCTGAATCTTATCCAATGGAGCCAGGTCTCCAGTAGGATTATTGGGCGAGGTCACCACTACAATATCTGCAGTGGCAGCCGCGTTTAGGGTCTGATCCCAAAGCGGTGTGAAGGTTTCAGGATCACGCCAGACATTGACTACCTGAGTGCCTAACAGCTTGCTGTAAAGCTCATAGACAGAGAAAGTGGGAGGCATGTTGACCAGCACTTTGCCGGAACCTCCAAAGGCAAGGAAGAGATTGAATAGCAACTCGTCGCCGCCGTTTCCCACGATGAGGGTTTCTGGAGCCACTCCCAGCCACTGAGCAAGGGAGTTTTTGAGATTATGGGCTAAAGGGTCTGGATAACGATGGACCTGAACCTGAGACAGAGCCAAGTCCAAATCCTGCCTAAATGCTTCTGACTGCGGCCAGGTATTCTCGTTGGCAGACAGATTGACATCACAGAGAGTGAAGGCAGGATCGTAGGGCTCCAGCGAAGCCACTTCGCTTCTTACCAATGACTGCACCCAGGGCGATAGAGCCATAGCCTCTCCTTTGATAGTGATGTACGGTTAAAGGGTGGCATCCAGATCGAAATCCAGGGCGGGACGCCCCGGCTCCTGAAGCGGCTCTGGCCAAGCTACCGTAAAGACGTCGGCGCAGATGGAATCCAGGGATTGGGGGAGCGCGTCCTTCTCGGCATCTTCTAGCTCACGGCATCGCATGCCTACCGAGAGAGCATGGGCCCACAGTCCCTCGCCTTGAGCCAAGGTTTGGGTGGCCTGGGCATCGGCCAGCATGCCTTCGGGGCTGTAGCAGATGACCGAAGAGCGAGTGACAAAGTCGTCCACGGAAAGCGGGTTGGAGAAGGCCGCGGTGCCTCCGGTGGGAAGTGTGTGGTTGGGACCGGCCACGTAGTCGCCCAGAGGCTCAGAGCTCCAGGGGCCCACGAAGATGGCGCCCGCATTGCGGATGGATCCCAAGAGGTGGAGGGCGTCGGCACAGTGGAGCTCCAGGTGCTCGGGCGCCACCGCATTGGTGGCAGCGACGGCATCTTCTTTAGAGGCAGCAAGCACGATGAGGCCTTGATCTGCCAAAGAGGCAGCAGTGACCTCAGCGCGGGGAGATTGAGGCACCAAGAGGTCCAGCGCCTGCTGCACCTGACGGGCCAAGGTGGAAGACCAGGTCACCAGGTAGCAGGCACCCAGAGGGTCGTGCTCGGCCTGGGCCATGAGGTCTGCAGCCACGATGGCTGGATTGGCGCTCTCATCTGCCAGCACGCACACCTCAGAGGGACCGGCGATCATATCGATGCCTACATCGCCGGACACACAGCGTTTAGCTGCAGCTACATAGGCGTTGCCGGGGCCGGTGATCTTGGAGACCGCTGGGATCTCTTGGGTGCCGTAGGCCAAAGCAGCGATGGCCTGGGCGCCTCCTACGGCATAGACCTCGTCGACACCGGCTACCGCTGCGGCAGCCAACGTATAGGCCGAAAGCGAGCCATCACGCTGAGGCGGGGTTACCATGACCACGCGGTCGACACCGGCGACCTTGGCGGGCACTACGTTCATGAGCACGGTGGAAGGATACTGGGCGCGGCCTCCGGGCACATAGACGCCCACCGAAGCCAAAGGAGAGATCTTCACTCCCAGCAAGGTGCCGTCAGGACGGGTGGAAAACCAAGACTGCACCACTTCGCGCTGGTGGAACTCGGTGAGCTGGCGGTGAGCCTTGTGAAGCGCCTCTAAAAAGGCAGGGTCTACCAGGTCCAGGCTCTCTTGGATGACGCTCTGGGGAACCCTAAACTGCTTGGGGCAGGCGCCGTCAAATTTGAGACAGAATCGACGCACCGCAGCGTCGCCGTCTTCGCGCACTTGGGCCACAATCTTCTCGGCAGCCACTACAACCGATGCCGGCAGCGCCCCAGACCTGTGGAGTTGGGCTTTGGTGAGTTGCTGGCCCGCTTGCAGGGTGACCTGACGCATGGTGGGCGGCTTCATGGTGGATTTCCTTCCCTTCGAGGTAGCGGACGAGAGTTTTTAAGAGATGCGAGAGAGGGCCTCTGCCAGCGTGCGGACCTGGGGATTTCTGCGATAGGCCGCAGGACTCGCGAAGAAACGGGCGGAGCAGTTCATTACATCGTCGTCTACCACCACTAAGTCGTTCTCTTTGAGGGTGGTGCCTGTAGCAGTGATGTCAACAATGCGGTCGGCCATTCCCACGATGGGGCCAAGCTCGATGTTTCCGTGGAGCGCCACGATATCTACCGGGCAGCCTATGGAGTCATAGTAGGCCTGGGTGATGCGAGGGTACTTGGTGGCCACCCGATAAGAGCCTCGGCGGGCAAAGGCTTTCTCTGCGAAACCCTTGCGAGAGGCTGGCTCTGCCACCACAAAATGGCAGGCGCCCACCTTGAGATCCACCAGTTGTATAAGGTCCAGATTCGCCTCGAAAAGCGAGTCGTTGCCGCAGATTCCGCAGTCAGCGCCGCCATAGGCCACAAAAGCGGGCGCATCGGTGGCACGCACGATGAGGTACTCCACCTCCCCCGCGTTGACGATAAGCTTGCGGCCCAGATCGTCGAGCTCCTCGGTGGGAAGCCCTGCACGTTTTAACAGTTCGACCGTAGGAGCGAAAAGGGAGCCTTTAGGCACTGCAATACGCAGGGGGCGCTTGCGGATGTCCTTCTCGGCATCCAAGGAGGCCTGCACCCGCTCTAGCGAGAGCGCGAACCCACAGGCGGCAGCCCTGGCGTCCAGATTGGAGAGAACGGCGTCATAGCGACCGCCAGAAGCCACCGAAGCCGAGCAGCCAGGCGCATAGGCCTTGAAGATCAACCCGGTGTAATAATCAAACGAGTTGATTATTGAGAAATCGAAGGAAGGCGTCCAGGGCGATCCGTTGACATCCAGGCTACCCACCAGCCAGGAAAGCTCCTGGGTGCCCCTTTGGTCGGGTTCTACCTGGGCTTTTTCCAACAGGGCGTCGATAGCGCCTATGACTTCTGAACCACCGGAGAGCCTTGGGATTTCGCGAATAGCCTGAGCAGCTGGCCCACAAAGCCCACAGACATCCAAATAGGCATCTAGGCCCACCAGGTCGCTCTCATGAACCAGGGAGAGCACCTCTTGGATTTGCTCTTCCGATAAGCCCGAAACATCCAGGGCTGCACGCAACGGCTGCACCGAGCCGCATACGATAGTCCAACCTTTAATTCCTGCAGCATCCAGTGTCTGGGCTAGAAGCTGGAGCACCTCTTGCTCGGCCTCGCCATCTGGAGCACCTACAAGCTCGATGCCCAGCTGAGTGAATTGGCGGGCTTCCCCTCTCAGCGACTGCTGCTCTCGCACCACCGGCGCCTGATAGCGTAGACGCAGCGGAAATCCCGCGGGATCACTCAAGCGGCTCGCCACCATGCGTGCAATGGGAAGTGTGAGGTCCGGCCTGAGCATGAGCAGGCGGTCATCGTCGTCGATCAGTTGAAAGGGCACGCCTTTTATGCGCCCCGCTCGCTCCAACACTTCCCGAGACTCCAAAAGCGGCGTCTCAACAGGCAGATATCCGGCAGCAGAGAAGACCTCGCGTACGCGGCCGGCGATCTTTTCGCGAGTCAATGCCTCCTGAGGAAGTATGTCGCGGAACCCTCGGGGGGTGCTGTGAATCATAGAGACTCCTTTAGCCAAACATCCAAAAACTCGTGGATAGAGTCGATGCTTTACTTTAGTAAAGTGTCTGCAAGCACTTTATCACAGTAAAGTCTTGGGTTGCAGCCCGTGACCTATTGTTTACTAAAGCGCCTAGCCCGCAGAGAATCTGCCAGCTAGGCGCAAGGTGCAAGAATTGAGGCCGCGTTTCTTGGCAAGAAATGCGCTAGGTGTAAAGCCAGGCACCACAAGAAACAGAATCTTAGAGCTCAGCCGCCCAGGTAGGCCTTGCGCACGCGGTCATCCTGAGCGAGCTCGTCTGCGTTGCCACTCATGGTGACGCGGCCCGTCTCGAGGACATAGGCGCGATCGGCGATGGAGAGCGCCTTGGCGGCGTTTTGCTCTACCAGCAGGATGGTGGTGCCGGACTGGTGAAGGCTGCGGATGATGTCGAAGATCTCATCCACCAGAATTGGGGCAAGGCCCATGGAGGGCTCGTCGAGCATGAGGAGCTTAGGACGACTCATAAGAGCGCGACCCATGGCAAGCATCTGCTGCTCGCCGCCGGAAAGGGTGCCGGCAGACTGGCCTTCGCGCTCTTTCAAGCGAGGGAAGCGCTCATAGACCATCTCAAGGGTCTCCCCCACTTGATTGTCTTTGCGCACAAATGCGCCCATCTCCAAATTCTCGCGCACGCTCATGTTGAGGAAGACGCGGCGGCCTTCAGGGCAGAGGGCCATGCCTTTGGCTACCGTATGGTGAGCAGGCACATGCGCCAGATTCTCACCATTGAAGGTAATGGCGCCGCTGCGGGGCTTAAGCAGGCCCGAGACCGTGTTGAGCGTGGTGGTCTTGCCAGCGCCGTTGGCGCCGATGAGAGTGACGACCTCGCCTTCGTTTACCTCAAAGGAAACATCTTTGATGGCATGGATGTTGCCGTAGAAGACGTTGACTTTATCGGCTTCCAAAAGTGCCATAGCCTTATGCCTCCTTTGCAGACGTGCCTAGGTATGCCTCGATGACCTGGGGGTTACCCTGGATCTCTTGAGGCGTCCCCTTGGCGATGATGCGGCCGAAATTGAGCACTGCGATGCCTTCGCAGATGCCCATGACGAGGTTCATGTCATGCTCGATCAAGAGCACGGCGATCTTGAACTCGTCGCGAATCTTGCGGATGTTCTCCATGAGCTCGGCGGTCTCGCTGGGGTTCATGCCGGCTGCAGGCTCGTCCAACAGCAAAAGCTTGGGGCCGGTGGCGAGGGCGCGCACGATCTCCAGGCGGCGCTGGGCGCCATAGGGCAGGTTTCCTGCCTGGACATGAGCGAGATCGGCCATGCCAAAGACGTCCAGAAGCTCCAAAGAGCGGTCGTGGAACTCCTTCTCGGAGAGCCAATAGCGAGGCAGGCGGAAGATGCCGCTCCACATGCCGCATTTCACTGAGTTATGCAGGCCGATAGTGACGTTCTCTTCCACTGTGAGGCTCGAGAAGAGACGGATGTTTTGGAAGGTGCGGGCGATGCCCATCTGGTTTACCTTGGCGACACCCATCCCTGCGGTGTCTTGGCCGTCCAAAAGAATGGTGCCTCGAGTGGGCTGGTAGACCTTGGTAAGCAGGTTGAACACTGTGGTTTTGCCAGCCCCGTTGGGTCCAATGAGCCCAGCGATCTCGGTCTTTCCCACAATGAGGTTGAAGTCTTCTACGGCATGGAGGCCGCCAAAGTCTATGCCTAAGTGGCGGCATTCAAGCACAGGAGTGGAAAAGACGTCGCGCTCAGGCACGATGCCATCTGATGGCAGGGGTACCATGCGGGTATGTTGCTTTGCCGTGGTAGGTGCTGGAGCAGTGGACTCCACTTTGTCTCCGCGGGACCTGGCAGCCTGTGCCTTATAGGACCCTTGGGCAGCCCGGGAGGAGAGCTTCTTGTTGTCTTGAGAGTTCTTAGCCACGGTTGCCCCCCTCCTCTGCTAGATCGGGCTCTTCTAAGGCGTCCTTGTCGCTTAGCCAAGGCACTTTGGCCTTGAAGGCTTCCATGAAGCGCTGGACTACAGGAACATTGGGGAGCACCATGACGCAGATGAGCACGACAGCGTAGATAAGCATGCGGTAGTCGGCCATGAAGCGCAAGAACTCCGGCAGGATGGTGAGGATGGTGGCCGAGATGATGGATCCGCGAATGTTGCCGATGCCGCCCAACACCACGTAGACCAGGATGAGGATGGAGGTGTTGTAGTCAAAGCGGCTGGCAACCACGCTGGAGAAGTTCATGGCATAGAGGGTGCCTGCCATGCCCGCCAAGGCTGCGGAGACCACAAAGGCCATGAGGCGGTATTTGGTGACATTGATGCCCACTGACTCTGCCGCGATACGGTTGTCGCGCACGGCCATGATGGCGCGGCCGGAACGGCTGCGCACCAGGTTGGAGACCACAAAAAGGGTGAACATGATAAGCAGGAAGCCCATCACGAAGGTGGAAAGCTTGGAGATGCCCACTGCACCCTGAGGGCCGTTGATGATGACGGTGCCGTTGGTCATGCCCAGATCCTGCACAGAGCTCATGGACACATGAAGGCCAGAAGCGTCAGAGCCCACATAGAGGTTGTTCAAGATGTTCTTGATGATCTCGCCAAAGGCAAGGGTAACGATGGCCAGATAGTCGCCAGAGAGCCTCATAACAGGCACGCCTACGATAAACCCTGCCACGGCGCCAAAACAGCCGCCGGTAAGAATGGAGATCAAAAGCCTCAAAAAAACGTTGGGAATAATCGGCGCGAGCATCGAGGCCATGATGCAGCCGGTAAAAGCACCCACCGACATAAAGCCCGCATGTCCTAAAGAAAGCTCTCCCGAAATGCCCACCACTAGGTTCAGAGACACCGCCGCGCACACATAGACGCAAATGGGCACCAGCTGGCCTTGAAGAGCGCTGGACATAGATCCGGTAACAATGAAGCCTTGCACGATGAGGAAGGCCACAATCACCAAAAAGTAAGTACCAAAGGTCCCCTTGAAAGCCTCCAACAAACGGTCCTTGAAGGAGGGAGTGCTTTTTGTCACAGTCGTTGCTTGCATAGCCACCTCCTACACCTTCTCGGGCACATACTTGCCCAAAAGGCCCGAAGGCTTGATGAGCAGCACAATGATGAGTACGGCAAATACCACAGCGTCAGCCAGCTGCGTGCCAATGTAGGCCTTGGCGAAGATCTCAATTATGCCGAGAAGCACGCCGCCTAACACGGCACCGGGAATCGAGCCGATACCACCAAACACGGCAGCGGTAAAAGCCTTGATGCCGGGCATGGCACCAGTGGTGGGCATGAGGGTGGGATAGGAACTGCATAGGAGTACGCCTGCTACTGCCGCAAGGCCAGAGCCAATGGCGAAAGTGGTAGAGATGGTGGTATCCACGTTGATGCCCATGAGTCGAGCGGCACCGGGATCCTCAGAGCAGGCGCGCATGGCCTTGCCCATCTTGGTTTTGGCGGTGAACAGGCCCAACACGACCATGATGATCACACTTGCGCCGATGGTGATGAGAGTCTCAGCAGAGATATTGAGCTGTCCATCGAAGAGCTGAAGGCTCGGCAAACCTGCGGCAATGGAGGGGAACACCTTGGGATTGGAGCCCCAGATGAGCAGCGCCAGGTTTTGCAGCAGATAGGAAACGCCAATAGCGGTGATGAGCACCGTAAGGCTTGGGGACTGGCGCAGTGGCTTGTAGGCTACGCGCTCGATAAGAATGCCCAACAGAGTGCAGCCGCAAATGGCGATGAGGACGCAGATAAGGGGGTTCATCCCCAGGTAGAACAGGGTCATGAACGCGATGTAGCCACCAACCATGATGACGTCGCCGTGGGCAAAGTTGAGCATCTTCGCAATGCCGTAGACCATGGTGTAGCCCAAAGCGATAATGGCGTACACACTGCCTAAGCTTATGCCGTTGATGAGGTTGGTCAAAAACTCCATGCATCCTCCCTTCATGCCGAACTATGGATAGTGAGATGCCGCTCAGAAGAGGAAGGCTCGCCGGTGGAGGCGAATGGGTTTCTCGGCAAGTAAAACTTAAATTTATCTTAAAAGTATGCCTTTTAAAGTACCAAGAAACCGTCCTCTAAAGAACGGAGGTCACCTGAATATAGGTGACCTCCGCCACAGAGGGGGCACTATGTTACGTAGGCCTTACAAAGTAAGAGTTACTCCATGCCCACGTAGGCGCCGTTTTGGATGACCATGCCCTTGGGCTCCTTGGTGGCCTCGCCCGTGTCAGACCAAGCGATGGACTCGCCGGTGAGACCGTCGAAGACGAAGTCGGAGGAGGTGAAGACCTCTACGAGCTTGTCGCAGATATCGGAAGCGCTCATGTCAGGGGTGCACTCGGCCTTCTCCAGGGCAGCCTGGAGGACATAGACGCAGTCATAGGCGTCGGCGGCAAATTGGTTGGGGGTCTCGTTGAACTTCTCCTTGTAGGCCTTGACGAATGCCTGGGTCTTTTCGTCAGAGGCATCGGCGTTGAAGGGGGTCAGAAGCATGACGCCCTCCGCCAAAGAGGTATCGAATCCTTCGAGGGAGAGGATGCCGTCCATGCCGTCTACGCCGAAGAACTTGGGGGTATAGCCCATGTCCTTGGCCTGCTTGAGGATGATGGAAGCAGGAGTGTAGTAGATGGGGAGGAACAGGATGTCTGCACCAGCGGACTTGCAGCTGTTGAGCTGGGCAGAGAAGTCGGTGGCGCTGTCGGCGGTGAAGGCCTCGTTGGCAACAACCTCAAGGCTGACATTCTTAGCCTCAGACAGGAATTTCTGGTCGATGCCGGTGGAGTAGGCGTCGGAGCTGTCGTAGATGATGCCCACCTTGGTGCCAAGCTTTTGCTCGGAAATGTACTTAGCAGAGGCGACGCCCTGGTTGGGGTCGGTGAAGCACATCTGGAAGACGTTGGGCTTGCGCTGCTCAGCCACATTGCCGTCGGCATCGGGCTGGCCGCCGATGACGTCGGTGGAGGAGGCAGAAGGCGTGAGCTCGAAGATGTTGTCGGCGGAAGCCTCCTTGGAGACAGCGATGCAGGGAGCCGTGGTGGTGGTGCCCATGAGCATCTGCATGCCCCAGTCCTTCAGGGTGTTAAAGGCGTTGACGGATTTCTCAGCGTTGTTCTCGTCATCCTCGAAGCGATAGTCAAACTTGAACGTGGAGTCGGAGGCGTTGATCTCGTCCACAGCGATCTGCGCCGCATTCTTGCAGGCGTTGCCATAGATGGCAGCAGGGCCGGTGATGGGGCCGATGCCGCCCAGCTTGAACTTGGCCTCGCCGCCCTCGGAAGAGCTGCCGCCGTTGTCAGAGCCACCAGTGGAATTGCCGCAACCGGTGAGGACCACAGCGCCGGCTGCGCCGGCTACGCCCATTGCCTGTACGAAGCCGCGGCGAGAGATGTTGCTAAAGCTCATAATTCCCCCTCTTTCCGCGCTCACCCTTCCTTTGAAAAACCTCTATGCATCGGTGAGCGTATTGATATGTGGGGCAAATGGTAAAGAAAGAGTCCTCAATGGAAAAGTAAGAATCGAGATTTAAAAGCACCTGAAACATTCTGTTCATGGAACGGAGCCCGATGAGGTCACATATTCACTCTTGTAAATACATCTGGAGCCTGAGGAAGTACTAGCGACCGAATCGTGATGTGAGAGCTCTCAGGAATTGAGCTTCTGGCCATCGAAGTATCAGTGCAAGGCCATAGGTCACCAGGAGAGCTGGCATTCCCCCTGCTATGCAGAGAAGTACCGACCGCATGAAGCTGGTGGGGCCAAAGCCGACAAGCCCTAGGACCCAGACAATGCCATACCCCACAAGAGCCCCTGTGGCTCCTGCCAGAAGACTATGCAGGCTGGCTTTGACCACAGCGCGAAGGCCCAATTGCCCTAAGCCTGCACGCAACTGGATAAAGGCAACAAGGTCAACAGCGATATAGAAGGCTAGAGAAGAGAGCGCTACCACGTCGATGCCATAAAGCGGGGTGAAAACCACGCAGATGAGCACTTGAATAACGCCTGCCACGATAGAGGCCCAGGCAAAGATAGTAAGCTTGCGGTAACTGGAGCACACCTTTTGCAGGTAAGTGCATACGCCATAGAGAGGCAATGACAAAGAGAGGCTTATCAGGTAGGAACCCATGAGCTCAAGGCCCTCCTGGCTAAACTTGCCCGCTCCCAAGATCACCATGAGCTCCGGAGAGAACACAATGAGGTAGAGCATAAAAGGTACCAAGAAGAACAGGATGCGGTTGGTGCCTGCAGCAATGCCAGCTTTGAAACCCTCCATGTCCTGGGAAGAGTAGGCCTCAGACAGCTCTGTGAACATGGCGGTGGTGATGGGAATGGCCAGAATTGCATAGGGCAGCGTATACCAAAGCCTGGCGTAGTACATGACGGCCGAACCCTCTGGAGTGACCTGCAGCGCACAGCTGGACTGCACCGACACGGTCACAAAACTCACGATGGTAACCACAATAGAGGGAACGCCGATGGAGAGCGTCTCTTTGATCGCCGGATCGTGGAAGTCTACATAGGGACGAATGCGAACGCCTAGCTTATACAGGCTTGGCACCTGCATGGCCACTTGGATCAATACTCCTAGCGGGTTGCCCAGCGCCAACACCATTACCGCTGCCGAAGGGTTTGCTGGCAGTAGCCACGCATAGCCAAAGAACGATGCCATACAAATGAAATTGTTAAAGATAGGAGCAGCGGTAGACCAGAAATAATGACGCTCGGCATTAAGGATGCCAGAGATAATAGATGAAAGGGCATAGAGGACGATCTCGATAGCAAAGAACCTAAAGAACATGGTAGCTTCGCCATGATCGAAGCCCTCGGCCGCACCCATGGACTGGGTGAGCACCACTTGATAGGCAAAGATCCAGCCCAATACTGTGATCACACCCATAAGAATGCACACCAGGCTGGTGAGGTTGGATACGTAGCGATTGGCGCCCTCACGACCGAGTTTTCGCTTGACAGATAGGTAGACTGGCAAAAATGCCGTGATGAGCATTCCACCCATCACCAGCTCATAGAGCTGATTGGGAAGATTGTTCGCAACGGTATAGGTGGATGCCACCGCAGTAAGCCCCAGCGCATAGGCCTGAGCCCAGGTACGCATAAAACCGGTGATGCGG harbors:
- the hisB gene encoding imidazoleglycerol-phosphate dehydratase HisB, with amino-acid sequence MRCATLSRATQETAITISLNLDGTGQVDVHTGVGFFDHMLSAFGRHGLFDLKVQCEGDLEVDAHHTVEDVGIVLGDCFAAALGSKESVTRFAQAMVPMDEALVLSVVDISGRGELFWDVPIQVPQVGNFDTQLGHEFFAGLARNSGITLHMREIAGENAHHILEACFKAAGRALRFACELDSRVSGIPSTKGTL
- the hisC gene encoding histidinol-phosphate transaminase, producing the protein MALSPWVQSLVRSEVASLEPYDPAFTLCDVNLSANENTWPQSEAFRQDLDLALSQVQVHRYPDPLAHNLKNSLAQWLGVAPETLIVGNGGDELLFNLFLAFGGSGKVLVNMPPTFSVYELYSKLLGTQVVNVWRDPETFTPLWDQTLNAAATADIVVVTSPNNPTGDLAPLDKIQELCECCPGVVMVDEAYGEFAPPNSSAMPLLGRHPRLMVLKTLSKAFGLAGARLGYVVASPEVIDVFAAVRQPYSVNSLSQAAAQVALSHKGELLKTVASICQERASLAQQLRALGCEVWDSEANFLLVRLQHAHQVRQALIDRYSILVRDFSHSPGLRDCLRITVGTPEENQSVIKAFRELLSQGTSS
- the hisD gene encoding histidinol dehydrogenase, which translates into the protein MRQVTLQAGQQLTKAQLHRSGALPASVVVAAEKIVAQVREDGDAAVRRFCLKFDGACPKQFRVPQSVIQESLDLVDPAFLEALHKAHRQLTEFHQREVVQSWFSTRPDGTLLGVKISPLASVGVYVPGGRAQYPSTVLMNVVPAKVAGVDRVVMVTPPQRDGSLSAYTLAAAAVAGVDEVYAVGGAQAIAALAYGTQEIPAVSKITGPGNAYVAAAKRCVSGDVGIDMIAGPSEVCVLADESANPAIVAADLMAQAEHDPLGACYLVTWSSTLARQVQQALDLLVPQSPRAEVTAASLADQGLIVLAASKEDAVAATNAVAPEHLELHCADALHLLGSIRNAGAIFVGPWSSEPLGDYVAGPNHTLPTGGTAAFSNPLSVDDFVTRSSVICYSPEGMLADAQATQTLAQGEGLWAHALSVGMRCRELEDAEKDALPQSLDSICADVFTVAWPEPLQEPGRPALDFDLDATL
- the hisG gene encoding ATP phosphoribosyltransferase translates to MIHSTPRGFRDILPQEALTREKIAGRVREVFSAAGYLPVETPLLESREVLERAGRIKGVPFQLIDDDDRLLMLRPDLTLPIARMVASRLSDPAGFPLRLRYQAPVVREQQSLRGEARQFTQLGIELVGAPDGEAEQEVLQLLAQTLDAAGIKGWTIVCGSVQPLRAALDVSGLSEEQIQEVLSLVHESDLVGLDAYLDVCGLCGPAAQAIREIPRLSGGSEVIGAIDALLEKAQVEPDQRGTQELSWLVGSLDVNGSPWTPSFDFSIINSFDYYTGLIFKAYAPGCSASVASGGRYDAVLSNLDARAAACGFALSLERVQASLDAEKDIRKRPLRIAVPKGSLFAPTVELLKRAGLPTEELDDLGRKLIVNAGEVEYLIVRATDAPAFVAYGGADCGICGNDSLFEANLDLIQLVDLKVGACHFVVAEPASRKGFAEKAFARRGSYRVATKYPRITQAYYDSIGCPVDIVALHGNIELGPIVGMADRIVDITATGTTLKENDLVVVDDDVMNCSARFFASPAAYRRNPQVRTLAEALSRIS
- a CDS encoding ABC transporter ATP-binding protein; amino-acid sequence: MALLEADKVNVFYGNIHAIKDVSFEVNEGEVVTLIGANGAGKTTTLNTVSGLLKPRSGAITFNGENLAHVPAHHTVAKGMALCPEGRRVFLNMSVRENLEMGAFVRKDNQVGETLEMVYERFPRLKEREGQSAGTLSGGEQQMLAMGRALMSRPKLLMLDEPSMGLAPILVDEIFDIIRSLHQSGTTILLVEQNAAKALSIADRAYVLETGRVTMSGNADELAQDDRVRKAYLGG
- a CDS encoding ABC transporter ATP-binding protein, coding for MVPLPSDGIVPERDVFSTPVLECRHLGIDFGGLHAVEDFNLIVGKTEIAGLIGPNGAGKTTVFNLLTKVYQPTRGTILLDGQDTAGMGVAKVNQMGIARTFQNIRLFSSLTVEENVTIGLHNSVKCGMWSGIFRLPRYWLSEKEFHDRSLELLDVFGMADLAHVQAGNLPYGAQRRLEIVRALATGPKLLLLDEPAAGMNPSETAELMENIRKIRDEFKIAVLLIEHDMNLVMGICEGIAVLNFGRIIAKGTPQEIQGNPQVIEAYLGTSAKEA
- a CDS encoding branched-chain amino acid ABC transporter permease is translated as MQATTVTKSTPSFKDRLLEAFKGTFGTYFLVIVAFLIVQGFIVTGSMSSALQGQLVPICVYVCAAVSLNLVVGISGELSLGHAGFMSVGAFTGCIMASMLAPIIPNVFLRLLISILTGGCFGAVAGFIVGVPVMRLSGDYLAIVTLAFGEIIKNILNNLYVGSDASGLHVSMSSVQDLGMTNGTVIINGPQGAVGISKLSTFVMGFLLIMFTLFVVSNLVRSRSGRAIMAVRDNRIAAESVGINVTKYRLMAFVVSAALAGMAGTLYAMNFSSVVASRFDYNTSILILVYVVLGGIGNIRGSIISATILTILPEFLRFMADYRMLIYAVVLICVMVLPNVPVVQRFMEAFKAKVPWLSDKDALEEPDLAEEGGNRG
- a CDS encoding branched-chain amino acid ABC transporter permease, which encodes MEFLTNLINGISLGSVYAIIALGYTMVYGIAKMLNFAHGDVIMVGGYIAFMTLFYLGMNPLICVLIAICGCTLLGILIERVAYKPLRQSPSLTVLITAIGVSYLLQNLALLIWGSNPKVFPSIAAGLPSLQLFDGQLNISAETLITIGASVIIMVVLGLFTAKTKMGKAMRACSEDPGAARLMGINVDTTISTTFAIGSGLAAVAGVLLCSSYPTLMPTTGAMPGIKAFTAAVFGGIGSIPGAVLGGVLLGIIEIFAKAYIGTQLADAVVFAVLIIVLLIKPSGLLGKYVPEKV
- a CDS encoding ABC transporter substrate-binding protein; amino-acid sequence: MSFSNISRRGFVQAMGVAGAAGAVVLTGCGNSTGGSDNGGSSSEGGEAKFKLGGIGPITGPAAIYGNACKNAAQIAVDEINASDSTFKFDYRFEDDENNAEKSVNAFNTLKDWGMQMLMGTTTTAPCIAVSKEASADNIFELTPSASSTDVIGGQPDADGNVAEQRKPNVFQMCFTDPNQGVASAKYISEQKLGTKVGIIYDSSDAYSTGIDQKFLSEAKNVSLEVVANEAFTADSATDFSAQLNSCKSAGADILFLPIYYTPASIILKQAKDMGYTPKFFGVDGMDGILSLEGFDTSLAEGVMLLTPFNADASDEKTQAFVKAYKEKFNETPNQFAADAYDCVYVLQAALEKAECTPDMSASDICDKLVEVFTSSDFVFDGLTGESIAWSDTGEATKEPKGMVIQNGAYVGME